Proteins encoded in a region of the Synechococcus sp. BIOS-U3-1 genome:
- a CDS encoding glycosyltransferase, translated as MSDFVVLATADWDHPLWTNKQHVAVALADLGHRVLYVDSLGVRGPRVDRSDMGRILRRLRRGLRLPRKVRSGVWVVSPLVLPGQSRGLQGRFNRWSLNFSLFLADCVLDLRRPLLWTFNPQTLAYLGLKRFHAFQAAVYFCVDRIQAQPGMPVQQLEDAERDLCAQASALFTTSPKLLAALGPLNAGSHGFGNVADADHFGQALTPPIQRPDDWPQTSGPVLVFIGAIDSYKLDLSMLEVLMERTPYWTYLLIGPVGEADPSTDVSSWRRFENVHLLGTRDYSALPAYLAYADVALLPLQLNEYTRHMYPMKFFEYLAAGRPVVATAIPSLQDQSDVALLCPPDAVSFEAAIRCALAGEGPTLEQRLRRAGLQTYRTRTEAMLDCLDRHGLMPDLPLAPQAPPLHRVRVQFSRRKLSAQFCLLGLRLLELLGCSEMSQHILGSLLAHQPTNITLLSALARKRLAVGDHSGGSALIERIWHEDGVVDVLHQLLFHRHSRPGGRHDQLHMFEALASSTALPLHYAGYCTVVSTYLAMESNDSEALSRGVDALGNILVTLQADPDLYRCLKQNHENRVELLMSAQLARLRALIALQDTQALHLAAIEVLAMTCRYDPFAIDCTTVARSMCTIMRSLTVAAVMAWHAEDASCFDHVVNEMERLSKAFHAERFDHVLNESQASHRQFADAVVAMLQSRCWSSEDVEVRPELEWLVAPLDFVDVLDYRYERSDRARSFLQSLRHL; from the coding sequence ATGTCTGATTTTGTTGTCCTCGCAACTGCCGACTGGGACCACCCCCTTTGGACCAACAAACAGCATGTGGCCGTTGCTCTGGCTGATCTGGGGCATCGTGTCCTCTATGTCGATTCGCTTGGAGTCCGTGGACCACGTGTAGATCGTTCCGATATGGGAAGGATTTTGCGGCGGCTCCGACGTGGTCTTCGGCTGCCCAGGAAGGTGCGCTCTGGGGTCTGGGTTGTTTCACCCTTGGTGCTTCCAGGACAGTCTCGCGGCCTCCAGGGTCGATTCAATCGTTGGAGCCTGAACTTCAGCCTGTTTTTGGCTGATTGCGTTTTGGACCTTCGTCGACCTCTGTTGTGGACCTTCAACCCTCAGACACTTGCTTATTTAGGGCTGAAAAGATTTCACGCATTTCAGGCCGCGGTTTACTTCTGCGTTGACCGAATCCAGGCTCAACCAGGCATGCCCGTACAGCAACTGGAAGATGCGGAACGGGATCTCTGCGCGCAGGCCAGTGCACTCTTCACAACCTCGCCCAAGTTGTTGGCAGCTCTTGGGCCGCTGAATGCCGGCAGCCATGGGTTCGGCAATGTTGCAGATGCGGACCATTTCGGACAAGCGCTGACCCCTCCGATCCAACGGCCTGATGACTGGCCTCAAACCAGTGGTCCGGTGTTGGTCTTTATTGGTGCAATCGATTCCTACAAGCTTGATCTGTCCATGCTTGAGGTGTTGATGGAAAGAACGCCGTACTGGACTTACCTCTTGATTGGTCCAGTCGGTGAAGCCGATCCGAGCACGGACGTCAGCAGTTGGCGTCGATTTGAAAATGTCCATTTGCTCGGAACGAGGGATTACAGCGCCCTGCCCGCCTATCTGGCCTACGCCGATGTTGCTTTGCTGCCTCTTCAGCTCAATGAGTACACGCGGCATATGTACCCAATGAAATTTTTTGAGTACTTAGCGGCCGGTCGCCCCGTGGTTGCCACTGCGATTCCCTCTCTTCAAGATCAGTCGGATGTGGCACTGCTCTGCCCTCCCGACGCTGTGTCGTTTGAAGCAGCGATTCGTTGTGCTTTGGCAGGAGAAGGCCCCACTCTTGAACAGCGTCTGCGGCGTGCAGGTCTGCAGACCTACCGCACGCGAACCGAGGCGATGCTCGATTGTTTGGATCGTCACGGTCTGATGCCTGATTTGCCTCTCGCACCTCAGGCTCCTCCACTTCACCGAGTGCGTGTTCAGTTCAGCCGTCGAAAGCTTTCTGCCCAGTTTTGTTTGTTAGGGCTGCGTCTGTTGGAGCTCTTGGGCTGTTCTGAGATGAGCCAGCACATCCTGGGCTCCTTGCTGGCGCATCAGCCCACCAATATCACCCTTTTGAGTGCACTAGCCAGGAAGCGCCTCGCGGTTGGAGATCACAGCGGTGGATCTGCATTGATTGAAAGGATCTGGCATGAGGACGGTGTTGTTGATGTCCTTCATCAGTTGTTGTTCCATCGTCACTCTCGCCCTGGTGGTCGCCATGACCAGCTGCACATGTTTGAGGCACTGGCCTCGAGCACTGCTCTTCCTCTTCATTACGCCGGCTATTGCACGGTGGTCAGCACCTATCTGGCGATGGAATCCAATGATTCAGAGGCGTTAAGCCGTGGTGTTGATGCTCTTGGGAACATCCTGGTCACCTTGCAGGCAGATCCTGATCTATACAGATGTTTGAAGCAAAATCATGAGAACAGGGTTGAGCTGCTGATGTCGGCTCAACTCGCCCGTCTACGGGCTTTGATAGCTCTCCAGGACACGCAAGCGCTCCACTTGGCTGCGATCGAAGTGCTGGCAATGACGTGTCGTTATGACCCTTTCGCGATCGACTGCACCACTGTTGCGCGCAGCATGTGCACAATCATGCGCAGTCTCACGGTCGCGGCAGTCATGGCCTGGCATGCGGAGGATGCCTCCTGTTTTGATCATGTGGTCAATGAGATGGAGCGTCTCAGCAAGGCCTTCCATGCTGAGCGTTTTGATCATGTTTTGAATGAATCTCAGGCAAGCCATCGCCAGTTTGCTGACGCGGTGGTGGCGATGCTCCAGTCCCGCTGCTGGTCTTCAGAAGACGTGGAGGTACGTCCAGAGTTGGAATGGTTGGTGGCTCCTCTGGACTTCGTTGATGTTCTGGATTACCGCTATGAGCGGTCCGACCGAGCCAGGAGCTTTCTTCAGTCGCTTAGGCACTTGTAA